A window of the Chondrinema litorale genome harbors these coding sequences:
- a CDS encoding BamA/TamA family outer membrane protein — MNKKIEDILILFSGRFGRRFFILNSAVCAAILLICWSCSGLKSLEEGEQLLTGYQIKVKSDTSVRTSYITEKALEVVEPIPNETILGIFRPGPSIYHMAGTPKKDKGFKFWLKNKIGSPPVKLSDVAISNTKLLIQNRLQNLGYFDVVVDHETDIKNKKAQITYQINLNKPYRIREIYFPEDEGELEQNIRESKQNTLLDSGRTYNLDNLKAERQRIESYLKNRGYFYYNSDYLVFKADSSIGNRNVDLYLRLKTSTPKEARIGYKIKSVDVSIKRGKALGNNFAAEDSLAVSSTDTVDYEDVNFISKEELFKPKVLSRYIYIDKGETFNYADYLETLNKLIDLEVFRFVNVRFDPQDTMSQTLDTDISLISLPKKNLRVAFGPVSRSNNFVGSELTASFRNRNVFRGAEEFTLNLNSGFETQLNTEQAAVNSITFGLELALNIPRFMTPFPINKYSDRYIPRTSFSVGYDYQKRTNYFELNSFNLGYGYRWKETSTRRHEFNLVAIEYNRLGYTSEEFNQILEENELLKTSFEDQFILGTNYNFYYDNAGEESKTRFYWNPSIDISGNLMSAVQGLIDGSSGSEEDDQKYILGLPYAQYFKLNSDLRFFYKLNRRLTVATRLLTGMGKPYGNSEVLPYKKQFFIGGTNSIRAFQARSLGPGTYTPEDDNSNYLYFDQTGDIKLEANAELRFDIYGYLKGAVFVDAGNIWTFNTDADRPGSQFEVNEFYKQLAIGTGLGIRVDASFFVLRADWGLPLRNPAETDSPWVIKNFGSSEWRKDKIILNIAIGYPF, encoded by the coding sequence ATGAATAAAAAAATTGAAGACATATTGATTTTATTTAGTGGGAGATTTGGAAGAAGGTTTTTCATACTGAATAGTGCAGTTTGTGCGGCTATTTTATTGATTTGTTGGAGTTGTTCGGGATTAAAATCGCTAGAAGAAGGAGAGCAATTGCTAACGGGTTATCAAATAAAAGTAAAGAGTGATACCAGTGTGCGCACATCTTACATCACAGAAAAAGCCCTTGAAGTAGTTGAGCCCATTCCGAACGAAACCATTTTGGGTATCTTTAGACCTGGGCCATCAATTTACCACATGGCTGGTACGCCCAAAAAAGACAAAGGCTTTAAATTCTGGTTAAAAAACAAGATTGGTAGTCCGCCAGTAAAATTAAGCGATGTAGCTATTAGCAATACAAAACTGCTTATCCAAAACCGTTTACAAAATCTGGGTTATTTTGATGTAGTGGTAGACCATGAGACGGATATCAAAAATAAAAAAGCACAAATAACTTATCAGATCAATCTGAATAAACCTTATAGAATCAGAGAAATATATTTTCCAGAAGATGAAGGCGAACTTGAGCAAAACATAAGAGAAAGTAAACAAAATACCTTGCTAGACAGTGGCCGGACTTACAATCTGGATAATCTTAAAGCAGAAAGACAGCGAATTGAAAGTTATCTAAAAAACAGAGGCTATTTCTATTATAATTCTGATTATCTGGTATTTAAAGCAGACTCATCTATTGGTAATAGAAATGTAGATTTATACCTCCGATTAAAGACCTCGACACCCAAGGAAGCGCGAATAGGTTACAAAATTAAATCAGTTGATGTTTCTATAAAAAGAGGTAAAGCATTAGGTAATAATTTCGCTGCTGAAGATTCACTCGCAGTATCTTCTACTGATACTGTTGACTATGAAGATGTAAACTTTATATCAAAAGAAGAACTCTTTAAGCCTAAAGTTCTTTCCAGGTACATTTATATAGATAAAGGTGAGACTTTTAACTATGCAGATTATCTGGAAACGCTCAATAAGTTAATAGACTTGGAAGTGTTTCGCTTTGTAAATGTGCGATTCGATCCACAAGACACCATGTCTCAAACACTCGACACAGATATTTCTCTGATAAGTTTGCCTAAGAAAAACTTGCGAGTTGCTTTCGGTCCTGTTTCCCGATCTAACAACTTTGTTGGTTCTGAGCTAACAGCGAGTTTTAGAAACAGAAATGTATTTAGAGGAGCAGAAGAGTTTACTTTAAACTTGAATTCTGGCTTTGAAACACAGCTAAATACAGAACAAGCTGCGGTTAATTCTATCACTTTTGGTTTGGAGTTGGCATTGAATATTCCAAGGTTTATGACGCCATTTCCGATCAATAAATATTCAGACCGATACATTCCCCGAACATCTTTTAGTGTAGGCTACGATTACCAGAAAAGAACCAATTACTTCGAGCTCAATAGTTTTAATTTGGGTTATGGTTATCGATGGAAAGAAACTTCAACCCGGAGGCACGAATTTAATCTGGTAGCTATAGAATATAACCGATTGGGTTACACTTCAGAAGAGTTTAATCAGATACTTGAAGAGAATGAGCTATTAAAAACCAGTTTCGAAGATCAGTTTATATTAGGTACAAATTACAATTTCTATTACGATAATGCTGGCGAAGAAAGTAAAACCAGATTTTATTGGAACCCTAGTATCGACATATCTGGTAATTTAATGAGTGCCGTACAAGGTTTAATTGATGGAAGTAGTGGCTCAGAAGAAGATGACCAGAAATATATTTTAGGACTGCCTTATGCCCAATACTTTAAACTAAATTCAGATTTACGCTTTTTTTATAAACTAAATAGAAGGTTAACTGTAGCCACACGCTTGCTTACAGGTATGGGAAAACCTTATGGTAATTCAGAAGTGTTGCCTTACAAAAAGCAATTTTTTATTGGTGGTACAAACAGTATAAGAGCATTTCAGGCAAGATCGCTCGGGCCGGGTACGTATACACCAGAAGACGATAATTCCAACTATTTATACTTCGACCAAACAGGTGATATTAAGCTAGAAGCCAATGCCGAATTGAGATTCGATATCTATGGTTACTTGAAAGGAGCTGTGTTTGTAGATGCCGGTAATATCTGGACATTTAATACAGATGCAGATAGACCCGGTTCTCAATTCGAAGTGAATGAATTTTATAAACAACTAGCTATCGGAACTGGTTTAGGAATAAGAGTGGATGCTTCATTTTTTGTATTAAGAGCAGATTGGGGACTTCCATTAAGAAACCCAGCAGAAACTGATAGTCCTTGGGTTATTAAAAACTTTGGAAGTAGTGAGTGGAGAAAAGATAAAATTATTTTGAACATCGCTATTGGCTATCCTTTCTAA
- a CDS encoding glycoside hydrolase family 2 protein — protein sequence MKKLTIILLGIFYTTLLTAQTPLITNVPNRESQSLDGTWHYIIDPLENGYYDYRRTPFDNYENPGSSAYFTNTKPSSKKDRVEYDFEHSPTLMVPGDWNTQEEQLFWYEGTIWYQRDFTYSKPTGKRTYLYLGAANYETHVYVNGKKVGSHTGGFTPFNFDVTDILKEGDNFIVVKVDDTRKKEAVPTVATDWWNYGGITRSVKLVEVPTTFIRDFKVQLTKGSSNELSGYVQLDGDVASKEVKVSIPELKIEKTVTTNAEGKAEFSMVAKKLTLWDTNNPKLYDVQLESGEDKIADQIGFRTIEVQGQDILLNGKKVFLKGICMHEENPIRGRRNYSEADAQMMFNWVKELGANFVRLAHYPHNENMPRLADKLGILLWEEVPVYWTIQWENEATYNNAKNQLTELITRDKNRAAVIIWSMANETPVSEPRNKFLKNMVETARGLDNTRLISAAMEVHSEGLTKILDDPFGEYTDIISFNQYHGWYGGNPDDFAKLDWKIKYNKPVVISEWGGGAQYGYHADKETVWSEEFQENLYEKTIAGLDNIPGFSGCTPWILADFRSPRRPLAIRQDMWNRKGIISEGGNKKKAFYVLKDYYKTK from the coding sequence ATGAAAAAACTAACAATTATTTTACTGGGCATTTTTTATACAACCTTACTTACAGCCCAAACTCCGCTAATTACCAATGTGCCAAATCGCGAAAGCCAAAGTCTTGATGGAACATGGCATTACATTATCGATCCACTAGAAAATGGTTATTACGATTATAGAAGAACGCCTTTCGATAATTACGAAAACCCGGGCAGCAGTGCTTATTTCACTAATACAAAACCTTCGTCTAAAAAAGATAGAGTAGAATACGACTTTGAGCATTCGCCTACATTAATGGTTCCTGGCGATTGGAACACACAAGAAGAGCAACTTTTCTGGTACGAGGGTACAATCTGGTATCAGAGAGATTTCACTTATTCTAAGCCAACTGGTAAAAGAACTTACTTATACCTCGGTGCAGCCAATTACGAAACGCATGTTTATGTAAATGGCAAAAAAGTAGGTAGCCATACCGGTGGTTTTACACCTTTCAATTTTGATGTAACCGATATCTTAAAAGAGGGTGATAACTTTATTGTAGTTAAGGTAGATGATACTAGAAAGAAAGAAGCAGTTCCCACTGTAGCGACTGACTGGTGGAACTACGGAGGAATTACCAGAAGTGTAAAATTGGTGGAAGTACCAACAACATTCATCCGTGATTTTAAAGTGCAATTAACCAAAGGAAGCAGCAATGAGCTAAGTGGTTATGTGCAACTCGATGGAGATGTAGCTTCTAAAGAAGTGAAAGTTAGTATTCCAGAGCTTAAAATCGAAAAAACAGTTACTACCAATGCAGAAGGTAAAGCTGAGTTTAGTATGGTGGCTAAAAAACTGACTTTGTGGGATACCAACAATCCGAAATTGTATGATGTGCAATTGGAATCTGGCGAAGACAAAATTGCTGACCAGATTGGTTTTAGAACCATAGAAGTACAAGGGCAAGATATTTTGCTAAACGGCAAAAAGGTTTTCTTAAAAGGTATTTGCATGCACGAAGAAAATCCGATTAGAGGTAGAAGAAATTACAGTGAAGCAGATGCGCAAATGATGTTTAATTGGGTGAAAGAATTAGGTGCTAACTTTGTGAGATTAGCACACTATCCGCACAACGAAAACATGCCGAGGTTAGCAGATAAGTTAGGTATTTTACTTTGGGAAGAAGTGCCAGTTTACTGGACAATCCAATGGGAGAATGAGGCGACTTACAACAATGCTAAGAATCAATTAACAGAGTTGATTACCAGAGATAAAAACCGTGCAGCAGTTATTATTTGGAGTATGGCAAACGAAACTCCGGTAAGTGAGCCAAGAAACAAATTCTTGAAAAACATGGTGGAAACTGCCAGAGGTTTAGATAACACCAGGTTGATTAGTGCGGCAATGGAAGTGCATTCTGAAGGTTTAACTAAGATTTTAGACGATCCATTCGGTGAGTACACAGACATTATCAGTTTTAATCAATATCATGGTTGGTATGGTGGCAATCCAGACGATTTTGCTAAACTAGATTGGAAGATCAAATACAACAAGCCAGTTGTAATAAGCGAATGGGGTGGAGGTGCTCAATATGGTTACCATGCAGATAAAGAAACAGTATGGAGCGAAGAGTTTCAAGAGAATTTGTATGAGAAAACCATTGCTGGTTTAGATAACATTCCGGGTTTTAGCGGTTGCACTCCTTGGATTCTGGCTGACTTCCGTTCGCCAAGAAGACCTTTGGCCATCAGACAAGATATGTGGAACAGAAAAGGAATTATTTCTGAAGGTGGCAACAAGAAAAAAGCTTTCTATGTGCTGAAAGATTATTACAAAACAAAGTAA
- a CDS encoding polysaccharide deacetylase family protein — MNVKAIIFLCISAFVIFNREAFSQDYCQKFECYQEAVIKGDTRLKKLSLVFTGHTFAEGGEHVLQVLNKQDIKGAFFFTGDFYRNPDFKELIQKLHRNGHYLGAHSDKHLLYCDWTKRDSLLVSKAVFQKDLKDNYAEMKRFGIDKTDAPFFLPPYEWYNQSISNWTSEMDLQLINFSSGTRSNADYTTPDMKNYLSSDQIFNSIIQYEKESQTGLNGFMLLIHVGTAPERTDKFYHQLEKLIDTLQAKNYQLVPLTELLKLP; from the coding sequence ATGAATGTGAAAGCAATCATTTTCCTGTGTATTTCAGCTTTTGTAATTTTTAATAGAGAAGCCTTTTCTCAAGATTATTGTCAAAAGTTTGAATGCTATCAGGAAGCTGTAATTAAAGGAGACACCAGACTGAAAAAGCTCAGTCTGGTGTTTACTGGTCATACATTTGCAGAAGGAGGCGAACATGTTTTGCAGGTCTTAAATAAGCAAGACATAAAAGGTGCTTTCTTTTTTACAGGAGATTTTTATCGAAATCCAGATTTTAAAGAATTAATACAAAAACTACATCGCAATGGACATTATTTGGGTGCTCACTCAGATAAACATTTGCTGTATTGCGATTGGACAAAGCGTGATAGTTTGCTAGTAAGCAAAGCAGTTTTTCAAAAAGATTTGAAAGACAATTATGCCGAAATGAAGCGGTTCGGCATTGATAAAACCGATGCGCCATTTTTTCTCCCACCATACGAATGGTATAACCAATCCATCAGTAATTGGACAAGCGAAATGGATTTGCAATTGATTAACTTTAGTTCTGGAACTAGATCAAATGCAGATTATACCACACCAGATATGAAGAATTATCTATCTAGTGACCAGATTTTTAACAGTATCATTCAATATGAAAAAGAAAGCCAAACAGGCTTAAATGGCTTTATGTTGCTCATTCATGTAGGTACTGCCCCAGAAAGAACCGATAAATTCTATCATCAACTCGAAAAGCTAATTGATACTTTACAAGCGAAGAATTATCAACTTGTACCATTAACCGAACTCCTCAAACTACCTTAA
- a CDS encoding glycoside hydrolase family 9 protein, with protein MNKLYISLIFIFSALNTLAQQGPYIRINQIGYLPDESKIAIVFSEKAVSESFYLIDDANQKVISSIKLQKTKTENWGKFKYYYTLDFTEVKQEGTYFLKGKKSGNTSSIFDISSQAYDQTEETVLVFMRQQRCGYNPFLDMVCHQRDGRAMDGPMPDSTFVDVSGGWHDAGDQLKYLITGSYATAHMLMTYELFPERFGDKVNHLGQPEPNGIPDVLDEAKWGLDWIHRLHPKPDQLFHQVADDRDHRGWKMPDEDVSDYGWGANSYRVAYFATGKPQGLNKYKSEATGIANLAGRSAAAMALAARIWEAHLNDADYANKCREAAISLYAMGTKQEGYQQGNSYGAPYRYNEETWSDDMEWAAAELYKLTEQESYLTDAKRYAKLTNTTSWMELDSAAHYQYYPFINMGHYALYDQVEPELKDSLAAYYKAGIEKNFKRAQQNPYGIGVPFIWCSNNLLTSLIAQVILYEKMTGDLAYHQFLVEQRDWLFGRNPWGTSMFMNMPQRGEYPVDVHTSIWALTKQEVPGGLVDGPVFASIYQSLKGLTLSEQDEFAHVQNKFVVYHDDIGDYSTNEPTMDGTAGAILMMAYWGVNEK; from the coding sequence GTGAACAAACTTTACATATCTCTGATTTTCATTTTTAGCGCGCTCAATACCTTGGCGCAACAAGGGCCTTATATCCGAATTAATCAGATTGGTTATTTGCCAGATGAGAGCAAAATAGCAATAGTTTTCTCTGAAAAAGCGGTAAGCGAATCTTTTTATTTAATTGATGATGCCAATCAAAAAGTGATAAGCAGCATCAAACTACAAAAAACTAAAACCGAAAATTGGGGTAAATTCAAATACTATTACACATTAGATTTTACGGAGGTTAAGCAAGAAGGTACCTATTTTTTAAAAGGTAAAAAGTCGGGAAATACTTCTTCCATTTTTGATATTTCATCTCAAGCCTACGATCAAACCGAAGAGACTGTGTTGGTTTTTATGCGCCAGCAAAGATGCGGCTATAATCCCTTTTTAGATATGGTTTGCCACCAAAGAGATGGCAGAGCTATGGATGGCCCGATGCCAGATTCCACTTTTGTAGATGTAAGTGGTGGTTGGCATGATGCAGGAGACCAATTAAAATATTTAATTACAGGCAGTTACGCGACTGCTCATATGTTGATGACTTATGAGCTTTTTCCTGAAAGATTTGGCGATAAAGTAAATCATTTAGGTCAGCCTGAACCGAATGGCATTCCAGATGTGCTCGATGAAGCAAAATGGGGACTTGATTGGATTCACAGGTTACATCCTAAACCAGATCAATTGTTTCATCAGGTGGCAGACGATCGCGACCACAGAGGTTGGAAAATGCCAGACGAAGATGTTTCTGATTATGGTTGGGGTGCAAATAGTTATCGCGTGGCCTATTTTGCAACTGGAAAACCACAGGGCTTAAACAAGTATAAAAGCGAAGCTACCGGTATTGCCAATTTGGCTGGTAGATCAGCAGCAGCAATGGCTTTAGCGGCAAGAATTTGGGAAGCGCATTTGAATGATGCTGACTATGCAAATAAATGCAGAGAAGCTGCCATTTCGCTTTATGCAATGGGTACGAAACAAGAAGGTTATCAGCAGGGAAATTCTTATGGAGCGCCCTATCGATATAATGAAGAAACTTGGTCTGACGATATGGAATGGGCAGCGGCAGAGTTGTACAAACTAACCGAACAAGAAAGCTATCTTACAGATGCCAAGAGATATGCAAAATTGACCAACACAACTTCTTGGATGGAGTTAGATTCTGCTGCTCACTATCAATATTATCCTTTCATCAACATGGGGCATTATGCTTTGTACGATCAAGTAGAGCCAGAATTAAAAGATTCATTAGCAGCTTATTACAAAGCCGGAATCGAAAAGAACTTTAAAAGAGCACAGCAAAACCCTTATGGCATTGGGGTTCCGTTTATTTGGTGTTCTAATAACCTCTTAACCAGTTTAATCGCTCAAGTAATTTTGTATGAGAAAATGACTGGCGATCTTGCTTATCATCAGTTTTTGGTTGAGCAGCGCGATTGGTTATTTGGCAGAAATCCTTGGGGAACTTCTATGTTTATGAATATGCCACAGCGAGGAGAATATCCGGTGGATGTGCATACGAGCATTTGGGCTTTAACCAAGCAAGAAGTTCCGGGTGGTTTAGTAGATGGACCTGTATTCGCAAGTATTTATCAATCTTTAAAAGGATTGACACTTTCTGAGCAAGACGAGTTTGCTCACGTGCAAAACAAGTTTGTGGTTTATCATGACGACATTGGAGATTACTCTACCAACGAACCAACAATGGACGGAACTGCCGGAGCTATATTAATGATGGCTTATTGGGGAGTGAATGAAAAGTAA
- a CDS encoding oligogalacturonate lyase family protein produces MYLQSNFLTQKTLAKLDIFFILIALLSSCANPQRIPEMETGGQKPMSSVEWIDQDTGHKLIKLTRSGADNRSFYFHNNPFIPAHGDEGDLMVFYGSEEVRKSDHWYKGKDIKQLFTLNLKSLEIKQLTHHSASISGEIVGKKRREVFYQSSDTVFAVNVDNAKSRIIYVFPDSLTQAKITTLNADEQLLAGVYSIAEKDSILKNNPRKGDYFNLIYEAKLPHTLFTLNVDDQKISQIHSDSAWLNHVQFSPTDPERLMFCHEGPWHFVDRIWSMNIHDETPMLMHKRTVEREIAGHEFFSRDGKTIWFDLQIPRGETFYLAGANVETGEEKKYAMTRDEWSIHFNISPDQSIFVGDGGDSTQVARAKDGMWLYLFRTEGDSLHSEKLVNMKHHNYDLEPNVHFSPDGKWIIFRANFEGSSQIYAVDIEKDESF; encoded by the coding sequence ATGTATTTACAATCAAACTTTCTAACACAAAAAACTTTAGCAAAGCTCGATATCTTTTTCATATTAATCGCTTTACTTAGCTCCTGTGCAAATCCTCAAAGAATCCCTGAAATGGAAACTGGAGGGCAAAAACCTATGTCTTCAGTAGAATGGATTGATCAGGATACAGGTCATAAGTTGATCAAGTTAACACGCTCAGGAGCTGATAATCGCAGTTTCTATTTTCATAATAACCCATTTATTCCTGCTCATGGTGATGAAGGTGACCTGATGGTATTTTATGGAAGTGAAGAGGTAAGGAAATCAGATCATTGGTACAAAGGGAAAGACATCAAACAACTTTTTACCCTAAATTTAAAATCCCTAGAAATAAAACAGTTAACTCACCACTCGGCTTCCATCTCTGGGGAAATTGTAGGAAAAAAGCGAAGAGAAGTTTTTTATCAAAGTAGTGATACTGTATTTGCAGTAAATGTTGACAATGCAAAGTCTAGAATCATTTATGTTTTTCCAGATAGCTTAACACAGGCAAAAATTACTACTTTAAATGCTGATGAACAATTACTAGCAGGTGTTTACAGCATTGCCGAAAAAGATTCTATCTTGAAAAATAATCCTAGAAAAGGTGATTATTTCAATTTGATTTATGAAGCCAAGTTACCTCATACCCTATTTACTCTAAATGTGGATGACCAGAAAATTTCTCAAATTCATAGCGATTCTGCTTGGCTTAACCATGTACAATTCTCACCAACTGACCCTGAAAGACTCATGTTTTGCCATGAAGGTCCTTGGCATTTCGTGGACAGAATTTGGAGTATGAATATCCATGATGAAACTCCAATGCTCATGCACAAAAGAACTGTAGAAAGAGAAATTGCCGGGCACGAGTTTTTTAGTAGAGATGGAAAAACTATTTGGTTCGATCTACAAATTCCAAGGGGTGAAACCTTTTATCTGGCAGGTGCTAATGTAGAAACTGGTGAAGAAAAGAAATATGCGATGACTCGTGATGAATGGTCTATTCACTTTAATATTTCTCCTGACCAAAGCATTTTTGTGGGAGATGGCGGAGATTCTACCCAAGTAGCAAGGGCAAAAGATGGCATGTGGTTGTACTTATTTAGAACTGAAGGTGATAGTTTGCACTCAGAAAAACTGGTTAATATGAAACATCATAACTATGATCTGGAACCAAATGTACATTTCTCACCAGATGGTAAATGGATTATTTTCAGAGCCAATTTTGAGGGTAGCAGCCAGATTTATGCTGTTGATATTGAAAAAGATGAATCCTTTTAA
- a CDS encoding serine hydrolase, which yields MYTFLALRVKTGFFKQTLFLFFLLLFIFQQSKSLAQINSLVIQGRVVSEKNNEPLPFATISFNNNRKGTVSNQYGEFRLLIPNEFRNDSLGISYIGYQTKSFIISELNGKLVCKLQENTQQLEEVTITGLTAKTILKKAINLIPQNYDQSAFTSKGFYRLTSQRDEKYIHLSEAVFDVYRANRDKTTEFKLEKMRSIKDEKASHGLDLGLKPASIFEYDVIHSLEEQELFSKKYLQHHEFILEGVEQFDDTEAYVISFDQENDWKKTGYKGKFYIDTENFAFLYLDYQLSPKGIEYYSYGDAALKALMALLDIHISITHSRYQISYKQIEGKYYLNNTRNETTLNYRSKRDHFNFDLHARADYLVTSVNTDNSKPFDHSEMIEKGKLIENQHSLYDQAFWDKYNIILPGQDFNEIAKTIEASNAAFDHKKVIAQQINKFPKDKGIRIDSILTFYNHKGLFNGNALVTYQGETIFEKSFNNKLTNNSLKSQFRIGSTSKTFTSMLVMQLANKDLLKLSDAVCKYLPYYPHKNISIEQLLTHQSGIPNYTVNNEYVTQLFSNEFETEELIKQFCSDSLQFEPGTKFHYSNSNYIILSGIIESVTGKSYSAILEEEILIPLKMENSFFGADDENQFLAKAYLYGEPEPKVITQNFKGAGGIISTTQDLLKWSNAFDNETLLPKNLIDSLWTPRVAYIDWDADYGYGWMIDKYLFETSKKHKIYYHPGTEMGFYTMFLKQPDEQITIILLSNTGDFPRFDITDLILQELD from the coding sequence ATGTACACTTTTTTGGCTCTTCGCGTAAAAACTGGCTTTTTTAAGCAAACGCTGTTTCTATTTTTCTTACTACTATTCATATTTCAACAAAGTAAATCCCTAGCACAAATAAATTCTCTTGTTATTCAAGGTCGGGTTGTGAGCGAGAAAAACAACGAACCTCTCCCCTTTGCCACGATTTCTTTTAACAACAATAGAAAGGGAACGGTAAGTAATCAGTATGGAGAGTTTAGGTTGTTAATACCAAATGAATTTAGAAATGATAGTTTGGGTATTTCATATATTGGTTATCAAACTAAATCATTTATTATCAGCGAATTAAACGGCAAGTTGGTTTGCAAACTTCAAGAAAATACACAGCAATTGGAAGAAGTGACCATTACTGGACTCACTGCCAAAACAATACTCAAAAAAGCCATCAATTTAATTCCACAAAATTACGATCAGTCTGCTTTTACCAGTAAAGGTTTTTACAGGTTAACTTCCCAACGAGACGAAAAATACATTCATCTTTCAGAAGCTGTGTTTGATGTTTATCGAGCTAACCGTGACAAGACCACCGAATTTAAACTGGAAAAAATGCGGTCTATTAAAGACGAAAAAGCATCCCATGGTTTAGATCTTGGTTTAAAGCCCGCATCCATTTTTGAATATGATGTAATTCACTCTTTAGAGGAGCAAGAGTTATTCAGCAAAAAGTACTTACAACATCATGAATTTATTCTTGAAGGAGTCGAGCAATTTGATGATACTGAAGCTTATGTAATCTCTTTCGACCAAGAAAATGATTGGAAGAAAACAGGTTATAAAGGCAAATTTTATATTGATACTGAAAACTTTGCTTTCTTGTATCTCGATTATCAACTCAGCCCAAAAGGGATTGAATATTATTCTTATGGAGATGCTGCTTTAAAGGCTCTAATGGCATTATTAGATATTCATATTAGCATCACACATAGTCGATACCAAATATCTTATAAGCAAATTGAGGGGAAATACTATTTGAATAACACGCGAAACGAAACCACACTCAATTATAGAAGTAAAAGAGATCATTTTAACTTCGATTTGCATGCAAGAGCCGACTATTTGGTTACATCGGTAAATACTGATAACAGCAAACCTTTTGATCATTCTGAGATGATAGAAAAGGGAAAACTGATTGAAAACCAACATTCACTCTACGATCAAGCTTTTTGGGATAAGTATAACATCATTCTTCCGGGTCAAGATTTTAATGAGATAGCTAAGACAATTGAAGCCAGTAATGCCGCATTTGATCATAAAAAGGTAATTGCCCAGCAAATCAATAAGTTTCCCAAAGACAAAGGCATCAGAATTGATTCAATTTTAACTTTCTATAATCATAAAGGCTTATTCAACGGAAATGCATTGGTGACTTACCAAGGTGAAACGATTTTTGAAAAAAGCTTTAATAACAAACTCACTAATAACTCCCTAAAAAGTCAATTCAGGATAGGTTCTACCAGTAAGACTTTTACTTCGATGTTAGTGATGCAATTGGCAAACAAAGATTTACTTAAACTCTCAGATGCAGTCTGCAAATACTTGCCTTATTACCCACATAAAAATATTAGTATCGAACAATTACTCACCCATCAGTCAGGCATTCCGAATTATACTGTAAACAATGAGTATGTGACCCAGCTATTTTCTAATGAGTTTGAGACCGAAGAATTGATTAAACAATTTTGTAGTGATTCTCTTCAATTTGAACCCGGCACAAAATTCCATTACTCCAATTCTAATTACATAATTTTAAGTGGCATTATAGAAAGCGTAACAGGTAAAAGTTATAGTGCTATTTTAGAAGAAGAAATTCTTATACCTCTAAAAATGGAAAACAGTTTTTTTGGTGCGGATGATGAAAATCAATTCTTAGCCAAAGCATATTTGTATGGCGAACCTGAACCAAAAGTAATTACACAAAACTTTAAAGGTGCCGGTGGCATAATTTCCACAACACAAGATTTGCTAAAATGGAGCAATGCTTTTGATAATGAAACACTCTTACCTAAAAACCTTATTGACAGTTTATGGACACCAAGAGTAGCTTATATCGATTGGGATGCAGATTATGGTTACGGCTGGATGATTGATAAATACCTTTTCGAAACTTCGAAAAAGCATAAAATCTACTACCATCCCGGAACAGAAATGGGTTTTTACACCATGTTTTTAAAACAACCAGATGAGCAAATTACCATCATACTTTTAAGCAATACTGGTGATTTCCCCCGCTTCGACATTACCGATTTGATTTTACAGGAGTTGGATTAA